Sequence from the Colletotrichum higginsianum IMI 349063 chromosome 6, whole genome shotgun sequence genome:
TGGAGGGCCGTTCCCTTTCCGCCATAGTCACTCGATATGTCGAGTCCTTGGTCGAGAAGCAAGGTGGCGACTTCGTCATGCCCTTCAAAGAGCGCACAAAGCAGCGCTGGCCAGTATTCCCATCCCTGAAAAACGTTGGAGTCGGCGCCATGTCGAAGTAAAGCCAAAACCATGAGCTCGTCTCCCAATGACGCCGCTAGTTGCAGCGGTGTTATCGGCCCCTTGTTGACATGAGCGCCATACTGGAGTATCAACTCAGCCACATCTCTGCGACCTTCCGAAAGCGCTAGTTGAAGTGGTGTCTCATGGTTTCCTTGGTTTTCGTCGGAGTCCTCGTGATTCCCCAGCAGTCGTCTACTAATCTCCAAGAAGTCGTCCACTGCCGGCGCGTCAAGAGCTGAAGAATCCTCGGGTACCTGGGGTTCCACGTCATCGACAATGAGTGATAGCAATTCTTCCGCCATGCTCTTGCATCCCCACTCTAAAGCGCCTTGGAGTGCAAATCGGAGGTTGAATCCATTTTCGATGAGCAACTCAGCAATATCCGTGTGACCCTTGGAAAGCGCCGCCCCAAAGGCTGTCCTAAACCCCACACCTCCTTGAATGTTTACATTGGCGCCCTCTCTTATCAGGAATTCGACAACATCCAAGGACCCATTGGCCGAGGCTGCGATAACTGCTGTCCCGTATTTCCCGGCTCGCGCATTGATATCAGCGCGGTTTTTGACCAGTAATTCCACCAAGTCAACGTGGCCCCTTTTCGTGGATGCAGCTTGCAGTGCCGTTCCGTGCTTCCCGCAGACTATGTTGACGTCGGCTCCGCGCTCAAGTAGAAGTTGTACGAGGTCTCTCCGACCCTTTCTCAAGGCGATCGAAAGAGCTGTTCCAGTTTTCGCTGATTGGGCGTTGATGTTCGCTCCGTTTTCGAGTAGTAAGAGGATGGCGTTCTCGTGACCACTTCTTGTTGCCGCATGTAGAGCGAAGCCGCCCTCTGGGTACTCGTTTTCAGGATTCGGATCGCCACCGTTTCTTAGTAGCAGCCGTAAGACTTCAGTTTGGCCAGACGTTGCTGCTGTAAATATGGCACTGTTGATGAGAGAACCACTGGATCCGCTAGTTTTCAAAAGCCATGACACTGCGCTTTTGTGACCCTTTCGAGCTGCATGCTTCAACATCGTATGGTGGTCTTCGAAACATACCTTGAGTGTGATGGTAGGACGGTTAATTTCGTTGAGAAGCAATTGTATGACTTCCTCCGACTGCGATAAGCCATTGGCGAAGTGCCTAGGCGAAAGCGCGGCCGAAAGCGCGGCCAGAAGCCTTGCACCCGAGTTTTGATCGTCCATGCCAGCACCATGCTCAAGAAGAGTTTTGACAGTGTCAACACAACCACCAGCTGACGCTGCCATCAGTGCCGTTATTTCCTCATTGTCCTGAGTGTAGTGGACATCCGCGCCGTTTTCCAGTAGTGTCCGAACAATGCTCTCATGGCCTTCTTTCGCTGCTATAACTAGAGGTGGACCATATTCGCTCTGAAGATGCAGACCAGCCCCTTTATCGAGAAGTATCTTGATGACGTCAATATGTCCACCAGCTGCTGCCTTTTGAATTGCAGGTCCACCCTCCAAATCGTTTGAATCCAACTCGTTGACTGGCGCCCCGTTTTCGATGAGCAATTTGACAACTTGTGCGTGACCGTGTTTAGAGGCTCGACAGAGTGCTTTCCCCGCCTCGACGTCACCGGGAGTAACGCCGTTTGCAAGCAACAACTTCACAGGCCCCACATGGCCTTTTGACGATGCTTCTTGAAGTGCTGTGCCAGTTTTCCCTGGCACACCTGGTGCGTTTGGGTCTCCGCCTCTTTGAAGGATAAGATCAACAATCTCTTCAAGTCCAGCTCTGGAGGCTACCTGCAGTGGCGTTCCAAAAACAGTCCTGAGACGGTTCCTTCCGAGGTCATCAAACTCCCGTTCTATTAGAACATTGACGTCAATATCACTGTCCAAGAGCATCTCCACGATCGCGCGATGCCCCCGACTAGACGCTTCCAAGAGTGCAATGCTCCAGCACTCAGAATTTCCGAGCTTGATCTCCATGCCCAGGAGCGAACGTACTAGATTTCCGTCCCCTATCTCGACTGCCGCTCTCAAATACTTTGGAAACCGGCCTTTGATGTCCGGTTGATCGATACCTGCCGCAAGGAAGTACTGAACTAGCAGTCGCACAATGCCTGCATCTAGAGGCCTATAATCAAGCTGAATCAGGTCCAATGCTTCCTTGATCTCACCCCCAGGCATTGGGATTATGGGTTGAGCGCCCTTGTGCAGTAGAAGCTCAGTCACTTCATTATGACCATATTCGATAGCTGCTTTCAACGCTGTCCTGTGATCATCGTCGTCCGCGATCGATGCGTTGATAGAAGCACCTGCGTCAAGAAGGGCATTCACAGTCTCCTTGCTGCCGCTCTCGGACGCTGCAATGAGGGCATTGCCATCGAGACAGGAGCCTCTTTTGAGAAGAGTTTTGACAATCTCATGATGCCCTCCCCGTGCTGCCTGCCAGATAGCAGTTTCAGAGCGTACCTTGGCGTTGATGTTCGCACCGTGATCAAGTAGTAGCTCCACAACCTTCCCATGCCCTTGTCCTGCGGCAGCCAGGAGTGGGCTACCAAAATAAGAACAATATGGACCCCAACTGAGAAACTGCACATTTGGTCTTGCACCCTTCTCAAGAAGAACTCTTGCAACGTCATGATGCCCTCTGTCAGCAGCCGCTTGCAACGGTGTTCCATGATACCCACATTGCGCATTGAGCGTGTCGAAGGCAACAGACTTTTGAAGCCCGGGAGGATCACGATTTTCTGAGAAAAGAACATCGATAACTGATGAAAGTCCGAGAAAAGAAGCATAGTATACCTCTGTGGGAAGTTGTCCGTTTGGCGTATAACCGTTGTACTGGTCCAGATTCCAGATTTTGATAGATGTTGTCAGCGATCCTCTCCCATTCGTGAAAAGTTCGATGGCCTGTCTGTCGGACGTTACCCTTTGTGTGCCTTTGTGAAAGTGATGCGGCCAGTATTCCGCTGCGTAGCCCACCAAAGGATATTCCTCCTGGATTTCGTCGACTTCCAGCTCTTCCAGGTTCTCCTCGAGCAGGAACGTCAAACAAATGGAGGCCATCAAAGCGTGGGCAGTCTCTATTTGCACCTGGTACTGAGCTGCATTTTTGTGTTGTGTAATTCGTTCTGACTCGAGATACTCCTGGACCGAGAAATGTGCAATGCGTATCGTGGCAGCCTCTGTCTTCTGATCGATGACGACTTCTGTGAAGCCCGGGCAGATCTGCTGAAGGTCGTCTATGTCTTCAACACGACGTTCACTATCGAATATGGGCGTGCCACCCGTTTTTAGCGGCACGATAGCATCGACGGCTAGAACATCGATGAGTTCTGGCACTGTCAAAGGTCTCGTCGCACAACACAGGATAGAGAACATTTGTTGAGCAGGCTCCTGGGATTCCCGAGGGATGTTCTGGAGCATTCTCTCATAGGTCTCGTCTAGTGTGCGAGGGAGCGAATTGAGTCGTTGTTCAATGAAACGGGGGCTTTTGGGGCATTGTCTGAGTTCGAGGAACTGGCATTCAACCCATCTAAACCTGTTCAGAATCAGCCGTGTTGAGCTCAACTTGGGCAACACCCAGCAACTTACACTCCTTGTGCCTTTTCAGTCAGCACCTGCTCGATTCTCGTATGATACTTCTTCAACTTTTGCAACTCTTCGTCATCCCGTAGCCTTTCGGTGACAAACGCGGCAATGTCCTCATCCACGTTCTCCATCATGGCGATAGTTTGTTCTTGTGTTGCCTTGAGACTCTCGCTGATATCGGGCAAGTCCCGACTGGTCACCAGAAGATGCAATCCTGGCCAAGCTCTCATTCTTCTGAGGGTACCGAGCATTGATCGTCGGAACTTAGGGTCAGGGCTCTCATCTAGTGCATCCAGGATGATGTGGACATCGCCGAACATTCCCACGATCTGACGGAGGCACTCTAGAAGATctgttgccggcggcgtacTGTTTTTGTGGTTTTCGTGCAGGTCCTCCAGGGATCGAGGTGTGTATTTAAGCTGATTTGAAAGCTGAAGAATAAGCGCGCGGAGCATGGCAGATTCGTCTTGTTTCATCTCGTCGTTAAAAGTGAAGTAAAAGAAACACAGCCCGATGTGAGGGTCCGATCttcgatgtcgtcgagcatACTGTATAGCCGTCGACGAAAGGACCGTTTTGCCGCATCCAGCGAAGCCCTTTAGCCAGAGGAAGGACTGCCGTTCTTTGATCCAAGTGTCGAAGACGCCACTCTTTACAAACCACAAGCCTGTGCCCGGATGTTTCTTGGTACAGGCATCGTTGAAGTTGACTGTTGCGTCTGGAGCTTTGAGCCAGTCTCTGATCTCGGTGGAGACGATCCGAGCGCTGACCGCGGCTAGGACCGCCTTGATGTCTTCGACATCGTTCTCGATATGATCAACAGTGTCTTGCTGGAGCAATGCAAGGGCCAGGGACAACTGGCTGACGGCGTCGTCAATGTCCTCATCGAGCTTCTGCAGCGTGCTGAGCCGGAAGGGATACGCCAATCGGCGACCTGTAGCACGAACAGCCGTCCGGAAGCGGTCGTCCGGGGCTTGTTCAAACTTTTCGACGGTGGTTTGCAGTTCCTCGACGCATTCGCCGCAGTTACGGACCGCGTCTCGAACCCCGTCGGCCAGTTCCTCGTTCCTGTTCTTGGATCCCAAATGCGATTCTAGGCGACCGAGGAAGTGGAGCAACctctcgagcttcttcaaCGTGCGGCTTGTGTCGGACGGCTGGTCTTTCACATCGTTGTAGTACTTGAACAGCGCCTGGGTGACCTGAATTCCAAGAGAGACGATTCCAACTGCCGTTCCAGCAGTTGACAATGGATCCGCCATTGTGGTTGATACGGGCCGCAATCGAACCAAGGTGGGATGGGGGGCTGAATGAAAGAAGAGGGGCCGGGGAGAGGGGGTTATGCATGAGCGGAGGGAAAACGGACCTATTTGCATCTTCCGTTGGGCTGGACGCCTAACCTCACGTCGCCTGTAGAAGACTAACGGTGTGTGAAATCATGCTCTTACTGGACAGCCTGATTTGCCGCAGGCTTACACGTCCAGCTGTGTATCCCAAGGCAGACTCTGCCAAGGATGTCGTGCTCGCCTGCATGTTGGCTGGCCGAGAAAGCCGCATCAAGAGTGGCACAGTCAAGTGAATGCGCCTGTTATCTTCAGCCGTAGGCAGCATTGTCGTGCCGGATATCACGTTTGGATTCAAGTTGGGTGATGGAGCGTCGAATCTCGGTAAAGTGGTTCAATGCACGAGAAACAGAGCACTGTTTACAAGAACACGTTCAACAGATGTATTTTTGCCTATACAAGCAACGCTGCTCAAGCCACTTATCAAGCTGCTGCACGCCAGCATGCCACAGACGACGTCAACAGTGCTTCCGATGAATGGAAATAGAAGGAGTAGATGCCACCTGTCTTTCACATGGTGATGGCAAGTAAGTGAGTCACACCGGACCAAAATGATGCGGTTATCGATGATTAAGCAGAGATAAAATCAGACTCGATTCCGAAGTAGGTAAACAAACAGAAGCCAACCTTGTGGAGGGGAACATCTAACGGGGAATTCTGATGAGCCATACCACCATACTCAGCTAGGTACCACAGATTGACGATTCGCTCAATAACATTGAGTGAAGCGAGAAGAGTAGAATAATGGATGGAGCGAGGGCTGGGCCATGGATAGTCGAGACGTGGGGAGTGCCGCAACATGCCTTCTTCTTTGTATCGCCAAGTACGCTCCTTCCATGCGTTGGTGGGGGATCATATCACGATTTGAacgagagaagaaagaaggaCCTCCGCAACGTGCCTGCTTGCTTCTGTCAGTCCAACCAATACTCGAGATACCTCACCTACTAGAAGGAAATTACCACGATAAGACCATCATGGAAAGAGCAGTCAAGTCATGAATGGTCTACCAGCCAACTCGCGCACCCCGAGTGTCCAACCGTCAACCGTAGCTCTCCAGTCTCTCCGTCCCCTGCACCTCCCAAGAACCGAACCATTGCTGGCGTAAGAACACCACGGATTCAAGATGCCTCCTTTCCCAACGCCCAACCCGACCCCCTCTAAGCCGGCATCCTCTCAATCGCATTCCGGTACACAGTCTTCACAGAAACCCGCGTCCACCAACACTCACAAGGCCCCCTCGGCCgtcctctcctcccaccaACACGCCATCATGCTCCGCTACTCCCTCTCCCCGCGAACCatccgcgccctcgccgccctcccccgCGCCGCCCCTCCCGACGAGATCCTCcgctgcgccgcctccgccaccgaGTTCCTCTCCTTCACCTTCTCCCCGCCGGAAAAGgtcgccttcgccggcaTCAATAACGACCCCTCAACCCGCTGGCACCTCCGCGAGCCCCTCGCCCAGCCCTGGCACAaggtcttcctcgtcgcccagtgcgaggccaccggcggcgactACGGCGACAAGCTCTCCCTCCACGCCCGCAACGACCTCTACGcctgccgcagccgcatcgtcgacatACTCGGCCAGGTCCTGCGCGCCTGCGCCGATCTCATGGGCGCCCGCAGGGACGCTgtcggcctgcgccgtgccCTCGAGACCTGGAGAGGCGTCGTCTCGGGCAGCTGGGAGGGGATGCCGACGGAGTTGCTGCAGGTCCCCGGCATCGGGCCCAAGAAGGCAGGGCTGCTCGCCAAACACGGCGTCAAGTTCGTACGCCAACTCGCCGATATGGAGTTCTACCACATCGAGAGGATCCTGAGCCGCAACCCGCCTTTCGGCCAGAAGATTGTGCGTACCTTGGCTCACTTTCCGCGTCTCGCACTCGCTGTCGACGTTGCCAAACGGGAAGAGGGAACACACAGAGTTATCGTGAGAGCCCTGCTGGGTTGTTCGAACCGCGAGATTCCCACCTGGAAGAACAAGTCACCTTCGGTCACCTTGGCCGCCGAGACTACAAACGGAACCCTGGTCTTCTTTTGGAGAGGCAAAGTCGGCAGCTTGATGTCGGGGAAAGAGCTCGTGTTCCCTGTCGAGGCTACGTCTGGCGATGCAGTGTTTGTGTGGGCCAGTTGCGAGGAGATTGCCGGTACCTATGTGACGGGCGAGGTGAAGGTCTAGGTAGAAATTGTGCCAAATATGTGACGCGACGGGAACTTCACCCCTTGGCCCACTGTCGGCTGTCTTGGAACGGCTCGGGCGATCTGGACTTTGGAACAGTAGACTCATTTGGCCGCTACCGCGGTATCACCGCCAGTGTTGCACAACAAGAGGGATGTCTCTacttttcttctccttgtaAGCAATAGCAAAATAGCACCCGGGCACCCATCTTGTTCCGTATGCATGTCTGTGTGCCTATATTCCTTGGCCATCTGACATTTCCTACCTGCCAGTATCCTGCTGTCATCTCCCCGGATTAGAAAGAGTGCTGGAAAAAATCTTACAGAGGGTTGTTGGGGGTTAAGGATAGGGCTAGAGGCAGGATGAGAGACCCATATGGAGCATTGTGAAGTTTGTTTGCGATTCGGTATTTgcaggcagcagcaggatgtTGGGAAGGCAGGACAAAATTTACAACCACACATTATTAGCTATTGGCTGCTCAAAGGTTGTAAATATCATCACTGGCCCACCTTCGCTGTCATTACTTCTGTTCTCCTCGCTCCCTAATAGGAGCTCGTCAAAATAAATGTACAATGCACCGTTGCCTCTGCCTTGCGGCTTGGCCGGGTATCGCTGTTGATGACACTGCGGTCTGGTGTGGTGTCTGCGTTGTGTCTGCGTGCAAACCGGACTCTAATCCAACATCTGTCCAAATAATCCATAGTATGCCACCAGGAAATTTGCAAAGCAGGGAAAAACACAAAACCCTACCCCTTTCCATCCTTTTATCCAACCTTTTTAGCTCGTGATCGTTGCCTGTTCCTACCCATCTCGACAGCACCACCCCGAACACTTGTCATAAAACAAAACGGTTCCAAAGTCCAATTCTGGAagcgacgatgccgtccaAATTAGTCGTCGCGGTTCTTTCCCCTTGCCGAGGGCGCGCGGTGGTGATGCAGCATGGGCGACGATGGCCTAGACGTCGACAATCCCATGCCGCGAACCGCGTCGAGCGGGTCTAGGTTGAGCTTGGCCTCATCCGTGACCGCTGGCGTGTAAGCAGGGTCAACCATGGCCTTCTCGTAGCTCGCAATGGTGATCGGGGGCGGGCGGCCCTTGCGATCGGGAATGCTATAGAGATAGGTCGAGGCCAGGACGAGTGCAGTGCCGATGATGAACTGGTGTGCGTTAGAGCCGAGTCATGGATCAGGGTGGAAGGGAGAGGTCCAGTGGACGTACGCTGAAGTTGACTTCAAAGTTGAAGAACCATACACTGAACAGAAAGCTGATAACAATACTGATGCTAGCTGCGAAGTTCTTGGCAATGTTGTCGGCGTAATTGATGCATAGCGAGGCCAGGACACCGCCGACAGCTTGGAAAACAATGGCAGTCCACACAACCCAATTGTAACCCTCGAAGAAGCCGTGCTTGGCAATATCCTCGCCgtcaatgaagatgacgccAGCGAGGGCGGGGAACAGGGAATAGAAGGATAGCTGGATGTTGCGGGTCCAGACGGAGGCAGGAGTAGCCGAGTCCTTGAGCATCTTCTCAAAGTAGACACCGGCAAGgcccgaggcgacggcggcgacaaggacggcggACAAACCGATGGAGTAGTTCATGAGCGGCGACGGGTCTTGGTCCTCTTGGATACCCTGATACGAGGCCGACCGCTTCACGATCTCTCCGCCAACACCCGCAAGACCATCAGCTGCGCGCTTAGTGAGCTCACGGGCCACCTCGGCAGCGCCCTCGGCAGCTTGACCTAGCTCGTGCACGGAACGAGGGAAGAAATGGTCCGAGGTGTCGTGCAGGAGGATGTTGGCTGAGGAAGATTCTGCGTGATTCGCGGACGAGGGTTGGGGAAGCGAGACGATGGAGACTCCCAGGGTCAATATGATGAGCGAAACCCAGCGCTTCAAGCCAAGGGCGCGGCGGAGCATAGTGACAGAGAAGACGGCTGTCGTGAGAATCTGCGGTGCATGGGCGAGTTAGCATTAGGAGACAGGTCGGTTTGGGGGTTGAGTTGGAGGATGGAATTGACGGCAATGCTGGCACTGGCACGCACCTTGAGCTGGTAGAGCACCTGAAAGTGGACTGCGTCCAAATTGCCGACAGCAACGTACTGCAGGGTGTTCTGCAGGGTGTATAGTGTCGCGGGAATGGCGAGCTTCCAGCCGTCGCCGGAGAAGACCGAGTTGAAGATCTGTTCGAATATGACGGTGGCCGGGGTGGAGGGGGCCAGTGTCCGCGAGACCTCGGCAATggagcaggtcgagcagATGGACAGCTTGATGACCTCATTGAGGAAAACAGCGGTGGATGTGAAATATCGGTGGTCGCCCACGGGAGGCATAATACGGGAGTAGTGCATGATCTGTTGTAGGGTCGAGTCAGCATCATCTTGCGAAGAGCGAGGCGACAACGGGGAAGATGCATACCAGAATCAAGGCCGAGTTTTGGAACGTCAGCTGCGGGACGAGGCCAATGTCAGTACCCTGCGGCAGAAAGAAGCACGAAGCGCGGTCGCACAAGGCGAGAGGAGAGGCGCGGCGCGACGCGGGTAATTTGTGCATACCGTGATGAGGGAAACCTGCTTCATGGACATGCCGAATAGTGTCGGCCCCcctgccggcggcgcggcagCGTCGAGGAGAGCCATTGTGGCTGATGGATCAGGGAGTTCGGGGATGTCAAAACGGAGGGATTGACTGTGGGCGAGGCTCGGTTTGGGGTTGAAGCAATTGGCAGGTAGGGAGGTATGTGTGATGTGGCGATGGTTGCTGCAATTGTTGCTGTCGTCTCCGGGTTGGTGTCTCGTTTCGTCGGTGGATTCGATGTGTGTCGTCGATAAGTTCGTCGCGAttaggggggaggggacgaaGTGGG
This genomic interval carries:
- a CDS encoding vegetative incompatibility protein HET-E-1, encoding MADPLSTAGTAVGIVSLGIQVTQALFKYYNDVKDQPSDTSRTLKKLERLLHFLGRLESHLGSKNRNEELADGVRDAVRNCGECVEELQTTVEKFEQAPDDRFRTAVRATGRRLAYPFRLSTLQKLDEDIDDAVSQLSLALALLQQDTVDHIENDVEDIKAVLAAVSARIVSTEIRDWLKAPDATVNFNDACTKKHPGTGLWFVKSGVFDTWIKERQSFLWLKGFAGCGKTVLSSTAIQYARRHRRSDPHIGLCFFYFTFNDEMKQDESAMLRALILQLSNQLKYTPRSLEDLHENHKNSTPPATDLLECLRQIVGMFGDVHIILDALDESPDPKFRRSMLGTLRRMRAWPGLHLLVTSRDLPDISESLKATQEQTIAMMENVDEDIAAFVTERLRDDEELQKLKKYHTRIEQVLTEKAQGV
- a CDS encoding DEAD/DEAH box DNA helicase gives rise to the protein MPPFPTPNPTPSKPASSQSHSGTQSSQKPASTNTHKAPSAVLSSHQHAIMLRYSLSPRTIRALAALPRAAPPDEILRCAASATEFLSFTFSPPEKVAFAGINNDPSTRWHLREPLAQPWHKVFLVAQCEATGGDYGDKLSLHARNDLYACRSRIVDILGQVLRACADLMGARRDAVGLRRALETWRGVVSGSWEGMPTELLQVPGIGPKKAGLLAKHGVKFVRQLADMEFYHIERILSRNPPFGQKIVRTLAHFPRLALAVDVAKREEGTHRVIVRALLGCSNREIPTWKNKSPSVTLAAETTNGTLVFFWRGKVGSLMSGKELVFPVEATSGDAVFVWASCEEIAGTYVTGEVKV
- a CDS encoding Nucleotide-sugar transporter → MALLDAAAPPAGGPTLFGMSMKQVSLITLTFQNSALILIMHYSRIMPPVGDHRYFTSTAVFLNEVIKLSICSTCSIAEVSRTLAPSTPATVIFEQIFNSVFSGDGWKLAIPATLYTLQNTLQYVAVGNLDAVHFQVLYQLKILTTAVFSVTMLRRALGLKRWVSLIILTLGVSIVSLPQPSSANHAESSSANILLHDTSDHFFPRSVHELGQAAEGAAEVARELTKRAADGLAGVGGEIVKRSASYQGIQEDQDPSPLMNYSIGLSAVLVAAVASGLAGVYFEKMLKDSATPASVWTRNIQLSFYSLFPALAGVIFIDGEDIAKHGFFEGYNWVVWTAIVFQAVGGVLASLCINYADNIAKNFAASISIVISFLFSVWFFNFEVNFSFIIGTALVLASTYLYSIPDRKGRPPPITIASYEKAMVDPAYTPAVTDEAKLNLDPLDAVRGMGLSTSRPSSPMLHHHRAPSARGKNRDD